The Branchiostoma lanceolatum isolate klBraLanc5 chromosome 12, klBraLanc5.hap2, whole genome shotgun sequence DNA segment GCAGATGCCCCCTGGGTACTTCATCCTGCCCTCCCCACTTCCCTCCCCCCCGAAAATGGACTGCAAGTGGCCGTCCTCACGATACACGTACACGCAGGAGTCCATGAAGTGGGAGACAAAGATGTGCCCTCCCTTGTTCACAGCTACATATTCTGGCCGTTCCATCTTTGTTGAACCACCCACTGTTCTCTCAAGTGTTCCATCTGGCCTGTACACACAAAGTACACCTTGTGGTGATGGGGAGCCTGATGTTTCTGTTACGATGATGTTGTTCCGTATTGTGTCGACGGAAATCTTTCTCTGTCGTCCTGTGCGCTTTAGGTCAATCTTGGTCAGCAGCTTGCCCTTGGGGGTGTACCTTACGGCATACTCAGCAGCCCTGTCTGAacccaccacccacaggtttCCATCTCTGTCCATGGACACATCTTCTGGTTTCATTCTATGTTTAGCTGACATGAGAGATTTGAAAATGCCCTGCTCCGACACAACCGTTGGGAACTGATGGAGAAATGTTCCCTGTAGGTTGAAGCATTGAATCCTTTCGTTTCCATAGTCTGATACGTACACGAGGCTATTGTTGGACACTGCTATGCCGTGTGGCCTGTCAAATTTCCCCTGGTCTGAACCCTTTCCACCAAACTTCACGATCTTAGGCTGACCCTGATCATGACCCATGGCCTCTGACCTCTGGCTTTCGGGGAGAGAGATAAACTGAACAGTCACAAACCCCAGTGGTGGTACCATCACCTCTACACACTGAAAGACAGCAACCTTGGCTTCCTTAGGGCCTTGGTCCGCTGTACCCTTGTACTTGCCCACCAATCGGTTTAGACCGATCTCCTGATCAAAGGACGTCCTCCCCCTTTGCTGCATGGTTTGCTCCGCATGATCACATGCGGCAGACATTTCTGCAACTTTGGACAAAATGTCATCTCTTTGGCTCTGTATGGTCTCTAAGTTGAGCATGTATCTTTGTTCAACTTTAGACATCAGGCCATTCTTATTCTCCGTTAGAGTCTGTACTGTTTCGTCGAAAGCCACAGTGATGCTACTCTCTGTAAGCTTCTTTTGCTCCGCCAGGAACTTTTCCTTGTCCCTGAGATCTCGTAGAAGGCTGCAGTACGTCTCTACGACGTCTCTCCCCTCCCCTACCAGCGTCTGAACTGAGGACCGCCTTTCCTGCGAGGCCCTCTTCAGGGACATTGTACCATGACCCCTGTGAGCCTCGTCTAAACATGTCACACACAATGGCACATTGCATTCCTCACAGTACAGAGATAGCTGTTCACCAGGGTGAAAATTGCACTGATCTGAGGATTTGAATTTCTGCTTATCGTCTGAAAAGCTCTGCTTGATAATTCTTTCGCACAGACTTGCCACAAGGTAGTTGTCAGGCAATACGGTGACACCTCCAGATGGTAGACTAAAAGGCTGCCGGCAGTTGGGACACTCCAGAGGTGTTCTGACCTCGACGTGGTCCTTAAGgcagtcctgacagaaggtgtgctgacagggcagcaCCTTGGGCCTGGTGAACAGCTCCAGGCAGATACTGCAGGACAACTCTTCGTGGATTTGCTCCCCCAGACTTTGCGACATGGCAGCCATGATTTttgtcactttaactttaaatctattacctacatgtacatggcagtcCCACCCCCAATCAAAGTCCATGTTGCAGTTTGTTTGCAGCCCCGTATAATAAGTTACCTTACAACTGATAAGGCAAGTCTAGCTCATAGTTGTgtgaagtttgtttgtttgtattgcatatatgCCAGGTAAatgcctcaaggcgtaacacaccaggccTTAAGGTTTGTACTGATCAGAGTACTACAAGctagctgcatatccggacagattcatatactagtatagtgatccactcacactgggaagtaCTCTTTTGGATAAGTGTTGTGGGTTCTTTTAAGCGCTTGAGGTAccagtgtggctctcctcaaacacaagtttgtgtgaatatgtgtgtgtgtgtgggggggggggattataGACTTTTTTTACTGTTAGATTACCAAATTTCTTAAGTATGATAAACAAATTATATCAAAGTAGATGTGTGGTATCAAATTTCTTTACACATGATCATGACACATTCTGGGTGAATTGCAGCTTGGAATTGTGTTGACCAGGTTAAATAGATAGAACACCCTTGGCCACACCAAATTATTTCGTTGGTTCACGGACAGTAAATTTCAGCAACAGGACAAAATGAAACTGTATATAGCTGATGAGATACTGTGTGTACAGATGTTGTTGTATTGATATTCCAAATTGTCacgttttttttagaaattattTTGAGCATGATTATTTACTCAGCTATCAACAAACAAAGTTGAATATTACCTGCAAAGTTGAATATCATCACATGATGTACATACTAGATGTGTACATTGAAAACACTTAGTCTAGACATACCGTCAGGTTTCATAATAGAAGTATGCAGTTGTTTATTGAGAAAAATGATTCAGGCTGTACAATAGAAATAAtatgcattttgtacattgtagatatatacatgatatattaCCCTCTATGTACAACATAAAtatagacatatacatgtacatgtagcatatagTAAATCTTAATATCACCATGTACATTTACTGCAGGTTGTAATTATAAACTCTTGAATGAAGACAGCAAAATTGTATACAAAAAATCGTGAGTTTTAGAATGCTCTTATCTTATAAGTTATAGTCTCAATATACTGAATCAGATTTGATATTTTGCCTAAAATTCTTAACCCTGTAATGTTGCAACTTGTGGGTTGCAACTTATTACCCACCATCTACAATCTTGCTGGTGGATGGATATTTCCAAGTATTTATAAATCCTTAGTGCATGTGTCAGGGTAAAGATGCCGATATGGCAGAATCACTGAGATCCCGATCGGACTCTGAGTCTCTGTCGGTATTCTGGACAACTTGGCCcctagctcaggacaactcggcacggAGGCCCAAAACTGACATAGATCATCAAACAGAAAAGAAAGTTTTTAAGATCTATGTgaggaataaaacatgtttaactgccaATCATGTTGTCTAAAAATATAGGAAATTGTGAAACTCCGGATCCGCAGGTCACTTCGTCGTAACGCTTTGATAGTTTAAATATCAATAaggaagttttatcatctcgAGTTGTCTAGATGCGTTTTGAAAACCTAAAAACTGTTAAAATCTATGTCCAACCAAACATAATGAactgctatacatgtacatttagtttCATCGGTAATAGGTTATAAGCACTTTCATAACAGAACATGAAGCATAGCGACTTTGTGAAAGAGCgtcaaaaataacaaacaaaatggcgtccgGGCGGTCTTGTAATGTTTGAGACTTAcggaaatacaaaaatgcttaTTTATGGactgtgttttgtttcttaaaattcttaTTCCACTTATCAGGCTGACAGATCGGTAGAGTTGTCATTCTTTTAGCCccaaatacacttatcatgcaCTGATCATGAGTAATTGGTGCCGAGTTCTCCAGAATTGCTAGGGGCGGAGTTGTCCCAGGGACCGAGTTGTCTTGGAAGCTCTCTGTCGAAAGAGCTTCTGATCAGGATGCATGTGTTACACAGTGTCTTTCATGACATTGTGAAAATCCATTGAAACTTCAAGTCAATGCATTGAtttaaagtgacatgaatcgatGTTGAAAAGTTCCGACTGTCTTTAAAGAAATTATCTTTGAATTTACAGCTTCAGATCGGAATCTCTACAAGCAGAATAGGCCGTTACATGTGTTGACAGAGACTCCGACCAGGGCCTCTACTGGCAGAATAGGCAAGTTTACCAGAATGCAACCTCTACTCTtaacatacacaatgtatacgTTACATAAAACTTACAATGCTGCACATACCTTTTATTGGTTTGTCTATGACTAACATAAATACGACCAAGACTAAAGCAAGATTACATGACTGCAGTGCTTAAGAATAGACAACAAATGCTAGAATATTGTCCTGTACTCCGTATTGTAATCGTTGCATCCAGCAGTCAGACATTGAAACGCCAAAGGCACATTCTGATAAAGGTAATTACGTTTGTCCTTTGCCTTCAAAACCAAAGGAGACAGTAGGCCATTGACCATGctgtgtacattgtatggtGAGCCTTAGGCAAAAGAAAGAAGTGACAGATTCACCATTTGATTAATAGaagtgacttacatgtacaatgtagtactagtaggatgtacatgtagcttaacaGTGTATCACCGCATTAACCATGAAATGGGTATATTGCACATAGATACATTTAATTACAATGTAGagaactgtacatgttgtaatgaTGTCAGCTTGACCATCCCTATGCTGGATACAAAGGCTTGAAATCTCTTCTGTTTTCTTGCGCGTCATATGCAACTTTTAATCATAGATTACAAGCAGCATGTACTAGACCTTTTCAACCTGCCAAACTGCAACTTACTACTCATATCTTTTCTGCAATGTCAAGGTCGGTATTTGGAGTATAATAAAAGAGTGCAACTTTTAAGAGGCCATACTCCAAATACCGATCTTGACATTGCAGAAAATATAAGAGTAGTTGAACTTGGCAAACCCTGAGTTGGTTtgaagaactgttcgctgcgtaatgaaaaattgtctggactctcggattgcggaaattcttccgcagaagaaatctagatTTTCAGCAAGATTTgacttgtttacattctgaaatttgcatgatacctGTTTGTCCATAcaccgctggaagagtccatcctTAAATAAGGGGGACATTTTTaagaattcaattttggtcttggttgattatcaaaaaagtccagtttttttttggtggaggtgttttttaaaGGTCCactatgaatatgggtgcctggaagagcccatccattcatagggtttcaaattaggggagatccatttctgactggtcttcaattcaattatttattcaaataccaacattgcagacatacaacaaacgttagcctcgatgccacagtcgctttttgcatggggagggaaatgggcgatacatgttgcatttgctcctgcaaatgttgcctttctagttatatttgaattttgatacatgtatactggcAACATTTCTGAAGTTTGGTCAATCAGGTACATTACCAGACcagtataacattatatattatattaacTAGTCCTGTTGATTTTTTACACCAAACTTCTAGTTTTAAGACACAAATGAGTAGCTTTTCAGCAACAGCACTGACAGCAACAGATGTAACACGTAGGGATGATGTTGCTGGATAGTGGCAGAATTTGAGTGCCCGACCTCTGTACAGTTGAGGTCTGTGACATTGATATCTTTGAGCTTCTGGCCGCGAAATTTGTCGGGCTTTGTACAAGTAATTTGGTCTGTGATTTCGGGTGAGCAAAACCCGCACATACCTTTTTGCAGACTTAAGGAGATTATTctgcagtcacactgccaggggttgttgttAAGAATCAAAGTTGGGACCGacgatacatgtagttcatgacAGATTGTTAAGGGCAGGATTTCCATCTGGTTGTGCCCCAGTCCCAAGTACTCAAGCTGTGATAGGTTTGAAAATGCACCAGGGTGAATGTTAGTGATGTGGTTAAAGTCCAGATCTAACTCTTGAAGCTGCGGTAAATCTGTGAACGTACCGGGCTGAATCTCTGTTATCTTATTGGAGAAAAGGGACAAAAGCTGAAGGTGCGATAAATTTGTGAATGTGTCGGGGTGTATGTAAGTTATTCCAttttgatacagatacaggtgtttTAGCTGGGGAAGGTTTGAGAATGTACCTGGTTGGATGTAGGTTATCTGGTTGGAAAAGAGATCTAACAGTTGGAGCTGGTTTAAACCAGTAAAACTGCCTGGTGAGATCGATGATAGCCTGTTTGACCCCAGAAGCAAGTGAACGAGTCTAGGAGATTCATCGAAAGTTCCTTCTTCGATATCCTCGATTTCGTTGTAGTCCAGATTCAATGCCTGTAGACCGCCGAGCCCCACAAATGTGTCAGCGTTCAGACAGGTCAACTTGTTCCAGCGAAGGTCCATGGACGTTAGGTTTGTCAGGTGGTAGAACGCGCGACTCCTGATTACGAACAAACGGTTATCGGGTAGGTATAGACTGGACAAGTTTCTGTATCTTGTGAAATCTTCCGTACGCAGTGCCGTGATGTTATTATATTCCACGTGCAGGGAGGTTATAGTTGTCGGTAGGTCCTGCGGTATCCTGGAAAGGCTCAGCCCTTCGCAGCGGCAGGTCGAAGCTGAACAGTCGCAGGAAGCTTCTGTTGTCTTCAACTCCTCAAGGGTGAACAACAGGAGGACCAACACTCTTGTCAGCATGCTGGACATTGTGTCTGAAAGaatgatgaaatacatgtatgtcagagcTAGAAATACCCAACTGGCATttgcagaaagaaaacaaaagatttgGAACAAAAGtaagcaagaaaaaaaagaaacttgttaCTAACACAATAAAGTGATTTCACTGAATGACTTTCCCATAATGTTACTAGTATACACCACCCCTGCAAGTTTGATGCTATTGAGGGGAAGGGCTCGAGGGGGGACTGTCTGCTATTATATAGATTTATTACCAAAAAGAAAGGACACATTTAAGTACCAACATTTTATATTCTTTTTAAACCCCTTAAACGACATGAAAACCTGATTTATGGTGGAATAATGAAATTTTCCTACTAATTTCACTGCCAGAAATTACCAACTCTTGAGTAAATGTAAAAAGGGCAGTTTGAGAGTCAAAGAATGACAATTTCGTCTCAAGTTTTCAAGTGGATCTGGGATCAGATGCTGATACCAGTATTGCATAGATCTATGTAAAGATCAAGGacttttcagaaaaacaaaatgacctCGGGGTTAGGTTAGACTGTTCATGCATTTAATACATTCAATGACATTGTGTTTATATAGACACTTGTCAAGTAAACATGGATTTTTTCTGTAAGTTGGACTGTTGACTGGAATTGGAAATCGTGGGAGTTAAGGTAGACACTTGAAGTAAGATTTGGATATTGttgaatatataatatataagcCTGTAGCTATAGCCATGCTTTTTCCATGACCTGAAAGTTCATGTCTGCATGAACCAAATGTTTACGAATggataactgttacagtttctCCAACTGTTTCACTTCAGATTTAAATTACATGATTGTTATCCTTGCTGCATGTTATATATAGCTGTGAACCTGTTGCTAAATTACTACCAACATGGCTAGACGCAGGCTTTACATTCATACAATGTGTCCAAGCCAGCATAGCCATGCTCCCTGTACAACTGTCCTTGGTTGACCTTAATTCATTACTAACATAATTATCATGTAGCTATAGGCTTGTGCAAGTAAGGAGAAAACACTTACATAACgcggaaatctttattgacacgacaaaagtacagcgactttcgtataTTACCTCAGGTATTCAATGATCCAAGATGTTCATAAGGTATGCTTTGATAAAGTGACAAATACTTTAAGTGGTTGGACTAGGTAATTATCATGTCAGTCTGACATTGCCTTTGGCTGAAACTACTTTAGTCAACTGACGCCAGGGAATCGGGGACCTTATTGACCTCACGGTGTTATTCGCTTTgcaacaacgacaacaaaatGCCAGATGCCAGCTATAGGAAAGATCAAAATTTCTTATTTTCACATGTATGGAGCGTATATTTATTGCACCGCAAAGGATTCACTGTGCAATGACACTGAACACTTCAGTAAACAAAGTTAATCTTCCAAGAAATGATCTTTTTTTGCACAATTTTTGGGTGATGAATGATGAAATGGGTGGAAAACAGACCCTTTTCTgatcaattttctttttcatatttttcagtcTTATTACTTTGCTATTTTATATAGTTGTGGAAAGTTTACTATCTTATGATAGGTAAATAGTGTTATTACCTCAAACAATAGCTGTATCATAATTAATCTTTAACATTTctaggttgttgttttttcagttcTATAGGACTTCATAACCTTTTCTTATAAGATTATGTTATAATCGGAATTAAGGCATCAAGAAAAGACTGTAAGACTCACCAATTGCAAGGTACACCTTGAAGTAAGACACAATGAGTCTGACACAAGAGCTTTGCAAGAGCACGACTTGTCTGAAGCACCTTAAGACAGCCTTAGTCAAAGCTGTGTTGCGTGATGACCCCGGCACGCCTTGTACTCTGCTAACCATTCTCCGTAGACAATAACAACAGAATCTGCATAAACAACAAGCCTTAAGGGGCATGCCTTGAATACCCTGTTTCACTGGTTCGGGCTCTGGTATTTTTGTATGAGTTAATTATCGTATGTAATTTTACACTCGATAGTCAATAAGTAAGGCACTTTAGATAATGATGGGTAGTGCTTGAAAACAACTTGTATTTTTCATCACAGATATTGTGAATCATAAACAAAAGTATGTTTACTGATGAAAAATTGAGAACAAAGCATATCCTGCACATGTACACGCAATCTTTTGATATGGACAAAGGATACAATGGTTGCAAGACAAGAATTATGATTCCCATGTGTAAAATTAAGATTCAATCTGATTTCAATATGGCTGCACTTGCAAATTGTGTGGAAAAACCCTGAACAACGATATGGTTTGTGTCAAGGCCTTTCGAGCTGATAGaatgtttgatacattttgCATGCATGTTTTATGACATTGTGTGTTTTCATCCCATAAGGTtgctcagttaactgaagggaccaccctaaaggctaaacattgataaataaataaagaaaggtACAATTAAACTGACATGTGACTGTCAGAAGCAATCATGAAGAGACCCAGCAGACATCATAACGTCATCGCAATTTATGAGCAATATGTCTCTCCCAATAATGACAAGggcacgccaatttaatttgttgcttctcggaatagcctgtcctgtttttctcattttgaaaaaaaaaattgggtcactattcccattcacaaattttaattcccaattttactatttgttcagttgtaaaactcaataaccaccaaaatagattataaaggcctgcacataacTAAAAAGTGTAGTCATATTGATCagaagttataatttttcattttatcaaaactatttctcaatatcaatccatatattacatggcaaaaggtaattttcttaCTGAacttatagtactagatcaaagaaaggggtgcattacataaaatgagccatacaaagctgaaatttgagtaatcctcttattctttatgttatgtaaacccttatcttcacccaagactatttttttttccgccctgtcgctcccatttttttctgttttatcaTACTGTACAGTAAAGTAGCTATCTCAATCCCAGGGCCGCATCTGTTTGCAAAAGAGATTAATGCCAACTGCCGCAATTTGTTGCCATTCGGCGCCGAATTTGTTGCCAAAAATGGCGaattttttaaagttaaaaaAATTGGCAACATGGGAGTGAACTAGTTGCTTTACTGttaatcatgaaatatttgtggtggtcTCATGTTCGCGATTTCATACCATTGAACTGTCTTGCATTACGTTTCTCTCAACCAGGAACTTGAAACCCCGTGAGCAAGTCCAGGCACCTTTTCTTTCAACTGTGAATTTGATGTGCCTGTGAACTTGATCATGATGTGCCTGTGAACTTGAAATGACGTACTGTACCTGATCCAGACATGTAACAGTCAGTACAGTTGCCTGGAAACATATTAAACAGTCATCTGAGATGATATCCCAGGATCACACATGGATGggttgtgcccccctcccgaTTGGCCTCAAAATAGTTCGAGCACGCAGCATGAGACGCTAGTATGTGAGACATGTCAGCAAAGCTTTAAGTATGTAGTGTCTGGTTACAGTGTGTATGCATGGATGTAATTACCTCAATGGTTTGATGTGTTCACGCAATATGGTTAACCCATCAAACCAATAATGCGGAGGAAACGTGGAGTGTAAACAAGTAGGGTATATGTTTACATGCCAATCATAATCAGGGGGACACTTACTGTAAGCTTGGTAAATCTGAGCAGGGATGAGAaggaaaatggaaatagaaagcATGGCTCTCTTGCAGTATTAATCTAGAATTTCGCTGCTTGGgacactcactcagtcactcactcagtcactcagtcactcagtcactcactcactcactcactcagtcactcagtcactcactcactcactcactcactcactcactcactcactcactcactctctcactcactcactcactcactcactcactcactcactcactcactcactcactctccaGTTAAATGTCAGACTCTGTTGTTCGCCGTATTGCGATGGTTAGACCTACTTGcactagtacattgtatgtgggGGCTTGATGGCAGCTCGCCAGGCATCTCTGTCTGATGGTTTGGCTCGAAATAAATTGAGGAACATTTCAACCATTCCGTTTCCTCTTGATGGACAAAAAATTAAGAACTTCAAGACATTTTTATGAGGTCATTGATAGAGGAACCAAAATGTCCACTAAATCAAGATgaattcattttgaaatctgCCCCTTTAAATGCACTTTTAAGCCATTTTTCTCAGAGGGTGTTCAAAATTTCTTACATTGAATAACACATTGAACCAGATGTCtaaaatttgaacatgttttcttccaatgtaaacaaatttcatacttgtaatGGAAAAGAAATTGAGTTAGACAGCTAAATAAGAATGCTACTTAAAATCATGGTTGATGAAGGAATGCTATCCAGCATGTGTTTAAAGTCTTATTTCCCTCTTCTTAACAGAAGTCCATGTCTTGAAGAAGGATGAGAGAGCTTGGTAACGACCTTCCCCTGATGGGCAACAGCCATGAGGTCACGGCCCACCACTTCATACTTGACCTTGATGTTGACATGGATCAAAAGGTCATCAATGGAATCATCACGCTATTTCTCAAACCTTCCTATAGACAGATATGCGGCACAGATTTTGTCGTCAAGAAAGACGAAGGTTCAAGTTCACAAGAGCGGAAAAAGAAGCAAAGCCATCGTGAAAGCAACAACGATGGTTCTAGAGCTCCTGAAAGAAACACACCTGTATCTGATGGTAACAGCTTTTCCCCCTCCTGCTCAAACCCAGAGACAGACACTAGCAGAAAAAGAGAGGTTTCAGACACAAAATCTGATGATGCAAGGACAGAAGAAGTTGGTACTAGTTCTGTTGACCATCCAAGTTCAAACCTTGAAAAATGTAGCTATGCTACTAATGATTCTGAAAGAGATGGTAATGATGTTGCATGTGGAACATATAATAATCTTGATTCTAGATATAGAGCAGGTAAGGATTGCAACTGTCAAGCAGATAGCGAAACTCACCGTGATTTTCAGTTGATTCTCGACTGCTGTGATATTGACATTTTGCAGGTTGAAGAGGTCTGCATGACTCAACatgagatgaaaaagaaaactgggAGAATCGAGAGGAATACTATTTCAAAGTTGTCAAGCAAAAGCTACTCAGCGGCTAAGtataaagatgatgttttggaaCTGATAGAAGGCTACAATTCCAACAATCGTAGACACaacacttttgaaatattttcgaGACTTATGACAGACGCGAAACAAAATTCAGTACAGGAGAGTAAGGCAACCTTACATAATGATGAGAGTTTAGGGAAGGCAGAAATACATGATGATCATACCTACTACTACAACAGTGCACAGAGTAGTGCCGGAAATTGCAGAACAACCACATTGACTGCTACACCTGGAGAAAACACAATCACTACAGAGGTATTCCACAATGATCATGATTATGATTCAGaatcaaaaaaaattgttttgcaacggacttcaaactttgaatcGGGCCGCAATTTTCAAGAAGAGGATTCCAGAGGAGAATGGTGTGTTCCTGAACTCAGTCCTAATGCCAGCAAGAAAGAGGCCAAAGAGGTGTTGACTACTTTCATGGGGATTCACAACTGTCCGTCGGGAAGACCACTGCACCACCGAGTGGACCCCTGGTGTGTGCGTATCTGGAGGGAGGGGGTCAGGGACAGGCAGAGCTTCCCCAGGGTGGTGCGCATCAAGTACAGAACCACCCTCGAGGGAGGGTCCCTCACATGGGTTACAGACCAGGATGGGAGGTAGGTTGAGCTTCTTGTGTGAGTTTGGTGTGATAATGGACAAAATTATTAATGTAATGTTGTTGCATAGGGGAGGTGAGGTGTGAGGTGATATTATTGCACCATCTAAGAAGTCAGTTACAATGTCAGTGTATTATTTAAGAACACTCTGTTCATAAGTACCTACTCCTATGCCCTGTCGTAAATTTTCAATCCGCAGTAAGTTATTGAATAATTTAGTCAGGtatgaatgtttttattttgaatgcTTCATTAATGAAAATGGTAAGCAATGAAAGTATATTTAATGTGAGAAAGTAGTACAGTGCAAAGTACTAaattttggatttttttttcttgacagGCCTTGTGTTTTCACCCAAGGTTCGTGTATCAACAACCGCTCCCTGTTCCCGTGTCATGACTTcctcaccatggcaacctggCAGGCCGTCGTCCACGCCCCGCATAGTGCCACAGTCCTCATGAGTGGGGAGGAGCCTGGGGCGCCGTGGCAACCAGAAGCTGTTGCTTGGCAACCGGATGCTGTCACCAAGCAATCAAATACAGGAATACCAGTTGTCAAGCAAACAGATTC contains these protein-coding regions:
- the LOC136446316 gene encoding chondroadherin-like; protein product: MPLKACCLCRFCCYCLRRMVSRVQGVPGSSRNTALTKAVLRCFRQVVLLQSSCVRLIVSYFKVYLAIDTMSSMLTRVLVLLLFTLEELKTTEASCDCSASTCRCEGLSLSRIPQDLPTTITSLHVEYNNITALRTEDFTRYRNLSSLYLPDNRLFVIRSRAFYHLTNLTSMDLRWNKLTCLNADTFVGLGGLQALNLDYNEIEDIEEGTFDESPRLVHLLLGSNRLSSISPGSFTGLNQLQLLDLFSNQITYIQPGTFSNLPQLKHLYLYQNGITYIHPDTFTNLSHLQLLSLFSNKITEIQPGTFTDLPQLQELDLDFNHITNIHPGAFSNLSQLEYLGLGHNQMEILPLTICHELHVSSVPTLILNNNPWQCDCRIISLSLQKGMCGFCSPEITDQITCTKPDKFRGQKLKDINVTDLNCTEVGHSNSATIQQHHPYVLHLLLSVLLLKSYSFVS
- the LOC136446575 gene encoding tripartite motif-containing protein 3-like, with protein sequence MDFDWGWDCHVHVGNRFKVKVTKIMAAMSQSLGEQIHEELSCSICLELFTRPKVLPCQHTFCQDCLKDHVEVRTPLECPNCRQPFSLPSGGVTVLPDNYLVASLCERIIKQSFSDDKQKFKSSDQCNFHPGEQLSLYCEECNVPLCVTCLDEAHRGHGTMSLKRASQERRSSVQTLVGEGRDVVETYCSLLRDLRDKEKFLAEQKKLTESSITVAFDETVQTLTENKNGLMSKVEQRYMLNLETIQSQRDDILSKVAEMSAACDHAEQTMQQRGRTSFDQEIGLNRLVGKYKGTADQGPKEAKVAVFQCVEVMVPPLGFVTVQFISLPESQRSEAMGHDQGQPKIVKFGGKGSDQGKFDRPHGIAVSNNSLVYVSDYGNERIQCFNLQGTFLHQFPTVVSEQGIFKSLMSAKHRMKPEDVSMDRDGNLWVVGSDRAAEYAVRYTPKGKLLTKIDLKRTGRQRKISVDTIRNNIIVTETSGSPSPQGVLCVYRPDGTLERTVGGSTKMERPEYVAVNKGGHIFVSHFMDSCVYVYREDGHLQSIFGGEGSGEGRMKYPGGICTDSSGNIIVADKGYKTVTVFDKSGNFLRYITSVVGRPVAVAMAPKGQLLVTDDIYNTVTILHTY